A genomic region of Metopolophium dirhodum isolate CAU chromosome 1, ASM1992520v1, whole genome shotgun sequence contains the following coding sequences:
- the LOC132934582 gene encoding transcription initiation factor IIA subunit 2 isoform X1, with amino-acid sequence MSYQLYRNTTLGNTLQESIDEMIQYGQITPALGMKILLQFDKSVNNSLATRVKSKITFKAGKMDTYRFCDNVWTFMLSDVEFKETQEMAKVEKLKIVACDGKSVTDENSKKN; translated from the exons ATGTCTTATCAACTGTATAGAAACACGACTCTGGGGAATACTCTTCAAGAGAGCATTGACGAAATGATTCAG tATGGTCAAATAACACCTGCTCTCGGCATGAAAATCCTGCTACAGTTCGATAAGTCTGTGAACAATTCATTAGCCACCCGTGTCAAgtctaaaattacatttaag GCTGGAAAAATGGACACTTATAGATTTTGTGATAATGTTTGGACATTTATGTTAAGTGATGTAGAGTTCAAAGAAACACAAGAAATGGCTAAAgtcgaaaaattgaaaattgttgcATGTGATggaaaaa GTGTAACTGATGAAAattcaaagaaaaattaa
- the LOC132934582 gene encoding transcription initiation factor IIA subunit 2 isoform X2 — protein MSYQLYRNTTLGNTLQESIDEMIQYGQITPALGMKILLQFDKSVNNSLATRVKSKITFKAGKMDTYRFCDNVWTFMLSDVEFKETQEMAKVEKLKIVACDGKSKHF, from the exons ATGTCTTATCAACTGTATAGAAACACGACTCTGGGGAATACTCTTCAAGAGAGCATTGACGAAATGATTCAG tATGGTCAAATAACACCTGCTCTCGGCATGAAAATCCTGCTACAGTTCGATAAGTCTGTGAACAATTCATTAGCCACCCGTGTCAAgtctaaaattacatttaag GCTGGAAAAATGGACACTTATAGATTTTGTGATAATGTTTGGACATTTATGTTAAGTGATGTAGAGTTCAAAGAAACACAAGAAATGGCTAAAgtcgaaaaattgaaaattgttgcATGTGATggaaaaagtaaacatttttag
- the LOC132933683 gene encoding BUD13 homolog, with product MSEKETKKKVISQKEYLKRYLSGGKKKKEKTKIPKRVQIIDDNIDCVENDYENNIGFDPVDEFAPQIVGVIDERPKDIKTLDMYKNKNRWKRIGSNSDIEEDSIKIDIDQVNNYVQQINKSTLRDLINEKNEESVENDIPIRRDRKTGKKRDLKREREEEKKKEEILKEHKTKYAIWGKGVKQVKDALEQHQSDLHEMQKPFARYADDQDLENLLKSKIRDGDPMLEYITKNHRMGEDSPDGVKHEIREFRGFCPPNRFGIRPGFTWDGVDRSNGYEQKWLLQQNSQKALEDEAYKWSCSDL from the exons ATGTCGGAAAAAG AGACTAAAAAAAAGGTGATTTCACAAAAAGAATATCTAAAAAGATATCTTTCTGGTGGAaagaagaaaaaagaaaaaactaaaattccaaaaag AGTTCAGATcattgatgataatattgattGCGTTGAAAatgattatgaaaataatattggattTGATCCAGTTGATGAATTTGCACCTCAAATAGTAGGTGTTATTGATGAGAGACCTAAAGATATTAAAACATTGGacatgtacaaaaataaaaatcggtgGAAACGAATAGGTAGCAATAGTGACATTGAAGAAGATTCAATTAAAATTGACATAGATCAAGTCAACAATTATGTACAACAAATAAACAAGTCTACTTTAAGAGATTTAATAAAtgag aaaaatgaagAGTCAGTAGaaaatgatatacctattagACGTGATCGAAAAACTGGCAAAAAACGAGATCTCAAAAGGGAAAGAGAAGAAGAAAAGAAGAAAGAAGAAATATTAAAAGAgcacaaaacaaaatatgctATATGGGGAAAAGG ggtAAAACAAGTTAAGGACGCTCTGGAACAACACCAGTCTGATCTACATGAAATGCAAAAACCATTTGCAAGATATGCAGATGACCAAGACTTGGAGAATTTGTTGAAATCTAAGATCAGAGATGGAGATCCAATGCTTGAGTACATCACAAAAAACCATAGAATGGGTGAAGATTCTCCTGATGGTGTGAAACATG AAATAAGAGAGTTTCGAGGATTTTGTCCACCAAATAGGTTTGGAATTCGACCAGGATTTACATGGGATGGTGTAGATAGATCAAATGGTTATGAACAGAAATGGCTATTGCAACAAAATTCACAGAAAGCGTTGGAAGACGAAGCATATAAATGGAGCTGTTCTGATTTGTGA